One Triticum dicoccoides isolate Atlit2015 ecotype Zavitan chromosome 3B, WEW_v2.0, whole genome shotgun sequence genomic window, TGCACGGCGACCTCGCGGCACTGCACCACTCTGTCGCCTCCCTGCATGATCGCCATCGCCGATTGTTGCCACTCGCAGCGTGGAATCCGTCAGCGACATAGTGGGCGCCCAGGAGCTTGCCCTTGCAGCGTGGCATCCGTCTGCGAGATCGCCAGTGCCCAGGAGCCTGCCCCGGCACCCGCGCGGCCGCGCCCGCCCTGCACGTCCCCTGAACTAGCTGACCACACGTAGCTGAAATTCTTCCCTGCACTTCTTCAGGTTTGACTTCTTCCTTTGACCTGTTGCAGCATTACTCAGGATTATAATTTTGAGAATAGAGTTCTAAAAAATAAAAGGTTGCACAGCAGAATGCTATAAGTTCTACATCTCTAATTAATGGTTTTCCATGTGGAAAATGGTTAGTGTTTTGGCTACTGTAATTTTGTAACTAACTGAATCATTCACCCTATCTCCTTGGCCTGTTGTCAACAAAGTTGGCTTTCAGAATTTAGAAAGGTTACTTGAGTGGTCGCAGAACACCTAAAATATTGGATTTAGCTTAGAGAATTTACAAAGTTGCCAATGGTATTACTGTAAGCGCACATCACAGAACGGGCaaattaatcataattagtttCAGCTCTGGCCTATGGCGAGTACGCATGCACATACATAGACATTCATATGCATGCACCCTGTGAAGAGCCTCTGGAAGCCATATGCCAAATTATAGAGTGCTGCTCTGAAACACCATGTAGCTATACAAGCACACACAAGGCTGTGGTGGTGCTTTCTGTTAAATCACGTATGACCCACCAAACCATGTAATATGCTACTTGAGATGTCTAAAATCCTTTGATTTAGGGACATGCACGGAATGAACTACAAACTGCACTAATATACCAacagatacatacatacatacctgATGCGTGCTCAAGGACATACCAAGGCCCCAGGCAGATACATAAAATCTGAACATacatgaggagaaagaagagaaGTTCATTACCCCAGCTGAAGATACATGAGTAAGAAGCAAGATAACGGTACATATCCAGAATTAAATATTACTTCTATATTACATGATCTATGAAATACCATAAGAACACTAAATCACAAAGCCCTATTGAGAAATTAATTCTCTAGCTACAAAGCAACAGTTCTATGAAATCAAAGCATTACCCTTGCCAAGATCATCATCAGCGCCACCATGGACGTCAACAGCAGGGCCAACAACTGAATGTGGTAAACAAATATGCCTATCACATCAAGGAAATGTTCCATAGACAACTCCATGGATTTCTTAGAACAATAAAAATACTGGGCAATGCAACTCAGAATCAAAACATACTCTTCGATTCAGACTTTTTGCTCCCATCCCCTTTAGGCACCTCCTTATCCCTCTCGAAATCTGAACCATTAAGGGCCTTATCATCAACACAACCACCAACTAAGCAGACAATTTCTCATATTAAATTCTTGAAAGCGGACACTCATTCATGGTAACCACCATGATGAGCTTAATAGTATTACAAAAAGAATTGCCAGTTTTTATATTCAAATGTCATATTTGAATGTAGTATGCTTAAACATTTGCATATGCTACCTGATTAGTTTTTCTTTATATTCAAATGTCATATCTGAATGTAGTATGCTTAAACATTTGCATATGCTACCTGATTAGTTAGTGTAGGAATGAGAGGCTTGCACTTGTTGTTCCATTTTATCTCTTGAGAACTACATGACACTGAATTTCTCTTCAATAGTAACTTCTCCAACTTCCTTTCTTTCATGGTAACTCTTGGATCCACTCACAACCAGAAGGTGCAGCAATCTAGAGCAGGATA contains:
- the LOC119278875 gene encoding uncharacterized protein LOC119278875 is translated as MKERKLEKLLLKRNSVSCSSQEIKWNNKCKPLIPTLTNQISRGIRRCLKGMGAKSLNRRLLALLLTSMVALMMILARILCICLGPWYVLEHASGQRKKSNLKKCREEFQLRVVS